CCTCCCGGATGGTCGGCATCATCACGAAGAAGGTGAGGAAGAGCGCGAGCGCGACGATCACCTGATTGGGAGGCATCTGTTGCGTGCCGACCGCCTGGCGCATGAAGGCGAGCACGATCACGATGCGCACGAAGGCCGTCACGCCGATCATGATCGCCGGGGCGAACGAGAGCAGCGTGAAGAGCACCAGGAGCTGCAGGCTCGTGGAGAGCCCGTCCTGCGCGTTGCCGCCCACCTCGAGTGAGAGCGCGGGCGCCGCCAGCGCCGCGGCTGGCCACAGGGCGGCGCCGACGCCCAGGGCGACCCCCGCCAGCCGCCGATACGGCCCCATCTGCGACTCCGTCACCGTCGGGCTCCGGCGGGAAGCGCGACGACCGTACCGCTCGCGGGCGCCTTCGCTTCGCCCGGCAATTGGCTCAGCAGCGAAACTGCGTCGTCCGTCAGGCCCAAGAGGAAGCGTTGCGCTTCCACCTCCACCACCGCGACCGCCTTCTTGCCGCCGAGCGAGCGCATGGCGACGACGCGGATCGGGTTCGCGGCGGTCGGCAGGAGGCCGCGGCCCTTGAGCCACCAGTGTACGAGCGTCGCCGCGGCCGTCAGCAGGAGGACGGCGGCGATCACGGGCCAGGCGATCTCGGGCGATCCCGATGGCGTGAGGGGACTCATCGCATCCGCTCGACCCGCTCGCTCTGGCTCACGATCTCGGTGAGGCGGACGCCGAACTTGTCGTTCACCATGACGGCCTCGCCGCGCGCGACCGCCCGGCCGTTGATGAGCACGTCGAGCGGCTCGCCGGCGAGCTTCGCGAGCTCGATCACCGACCCGGCCGTCAGCGACAGCAGCTGCCGCACCGGCATCCGCACGCGGCCGAGCTCGACGCTCACCCCGAGCGGCACGTCGAGGATGAGCTCGAGATTGCCGTTCTCGACCTCCCCCGCCGCCTGCGCCACCACCTGTCCTTCGTCCGCCATCGCTCCGCTCCTTCTCTCCGCTCCGCCGCCTCAGGCCGCCTTCGCGACCACGCGGACGGCGTTGTTGCCCC
The sequence above is a segment of the Deltaproteobacteria bacterium genome. Coding sequences within it:
- the fliN gene encoding flagellar motor switch protein FliN, which codes for MADEGQVVAQAAGEVENGNLELILDVPLGVSVELGRVRMPVRQLLSLTAGSVIELAKLAGEPLDVLINGRAVARGEAVMVNDKFGVRLTEIVSQSERVERMR
- a CDS encoding flagellar biosynthetic protein FliO, with amino-acid sequence MSPLTPSGSPEIAWPVIAAVLLLTAAATLVHWWLKGRGLLPTAANPIRVVAMRSLGGKKAVAVVEVEAQRFLLGLTDDAVSLLSQLPGEAKAPASGTVVALPAGARR